A segment of the Zingiber officinale cultivar Zhangliang chromosome 8B, Zo_v1.1, whole genome shotgun sequence genome:
TCTAAAGGTTAAGGGtaccttttaaaaaatttataattttaaatgtgTCCGTCCATCAATTACAGTAAAAAGAAAGTAACTAAAGATAGTAAAACAAATGAACCCTAATCGCACTCTTTTTATCTGTATGTTTGCCTAcgttgctcttcttttctttggcaaGGTTCCACTATTGAGAGCAAATTACAAGGAAAGGAAAAGACTCAAGGAAAAGGAATTGTAAAAAAGGAAAAACATTACGAGCGGTgcaagtttggccaactcatgATGCCAAACAAACAAAAAGGACGCCAATAGATACCTACTTACCTAGTTATAGGATTCCGAGACACCAAGTAGAATCTTAGAACGAGACTCGCCTTGACTTTGCCACACTTCAAAATTTGTTTCTTGCACTCATTTGCTTCTAGTCGACGTGTGTTTTTTAGTCACGAAATAAGAGAATTAGGCAAGACCTATgcgaggaggagagggaagaggTCATTCAAGTACATATTTCCAAAATTAAACTAGACCGATTGGTTCGATCGGTCAAGTCGAAAGCTAAAGGTTAATATAATTTAAGTGGCATTATAACTCAGagaatcatgatttaaaaaaaaaaactagagtgGTAAtagatttttatttctttttctcatcTATTAAATTTAAGAAAAACAAATTACAGAAGGAAAAATCTCAagaatagatatatatataaagtgaTGAGGTCCAACATCACTTTATTTATTCATTTgagattatattttttaaaaaataataatatgcatagaaaaaaaaatcttaggaaaaaggttaaatatatatatacatataaattcATGATTCATCATTTTTACTTTTATGAGTTCATCATTTTATGTGTATATTTTGAGTTTTCCCTTGATAATAAGTTTAAAAAATGATTCCAATAAAAAAAACacctttgttttttatttttgttattttttttcccttttttttaaaCAATGAGAGAATTGGAATTAATTCTGATGCTTATGCACTGAAACATCAAATGAAGTGCTTCTTGATCACTCAAAGCTCAAGCTTTTCAAAAGCATTTCAAGTGCCAATTGAAAAGCTCAGAAGGAGGGCTTTTAGTGCTCATAAAGATAATATTAATTGGGTATTAGTAGATGCTTTCGATTCCTCGACTTACATAATGTTAGGAAAGAAGAATTCATTCATCTGATATCTTGTTATTGTATAGAGTCGGTGAAAGAAAACATCTTACTTAGTGGGTTAAATAAGGGAAATTGATATTGCGGAGCCGAACTGTTGACGACAGTGTTCTACTCTACCAAATGGCTACAAACATGTCCTCTTCCCTCAACTACCACAAGAGCACTAACCCTCCAAATTTAAATCCGCGTTGCACTTCCATCGTTTTCGTGCACCTCATTTTTCAATAAGGATTGATTCCAACTCGATATTTCTTTGATACATGGCACACATACGTTGGTCTTTAGCTATATTGTATTTCTCTATCGCAACCTTGTCGTGTGGCTTTGCGACTTCTTTAGTGATCAATCCACTCGTCAGGGGATTGACTTGTATAAAACAAACTTAGAGAAATTTAATAGTTGTGAAAGATACTTTCCAACTACAAGAATTTATTTCGATTAATCACACTCTTCTTCAtccccttcccttcccttccctttgTTCATCCATTGCTTTCTAACATCCTCATTGTCCTAATTCAACCATTCATATGCATTTAAAATTAAGGAATTCTCAAAACATATATTTAACTTTTAGATTTCTCTAAACAAACTGTAATAGACTGACCACGTGGCTGCCCACGGTGACCTTGTGGTTCCCGCCGCCGCGAATCGGTATCACGCGTCGCGACCTAATACAAGACAAATGCAACGAATCGTTCTCTGCCTTTCGTCTTCAGCCTTCCTTCctccctccctcctcctctccaggTCACCTCTTCCAATTCCTCCTGTTTCCTCTCTTCGCGTACGCCGCACGATAATTTCGTCGTCAGATGACGCCTACTCGCTCACCAACTCCTTCTCCTCGATCTCCGTCGTCGATGGCACCTGTTGTCTGTTGATCCCGTCAATTATCAACCACCGCACTTTACTTTGACCGCATTGATTTGAATTGGTCGATGTCGACGCCGTAAAACACATATTTTCTAATGCTATTTGCTCTCTCAATTAGGTGGATTTTCTTGACCTTTCGATCCCTGTTTACACATATATACCCACTCGTCAGCAATCCATGACAGAGGATTTGGCATTTTCAAGCTTCAGGCGGCGATCCTGGCGGCCGGCGATCGGAAAATATGAACTATAGATGGCGGATTAGAGCGGTTGTCTTGTTGTTCCTGTTGGTTACGGCATCCGCCTTTGACTACAAGGACGCCCTGTCGAAGAGCCTGCTCTACTTCGAGGCACAGCGCTCCGGCCGCCTCCCTTACAACCAGCGCGTCACCTGGCGGAGCCATTCCGGCCTCATCGACGGGCTCCAGCAAGGAGTACTAACCCTTCCTGTTTCATCAAAATTTGGATTTTGATTTTGGGTTGAGCGTCAAGATCGGATTTTGATTCGTGAGAAGTGATTGGTTAATGCAGGTGGATCTCGTGGGTGGATACTACGACGCCGGAGACCACGTCAAATTCGGGCTGCCGATGGCTTTCACGATTACTCTGCTTTCCTGGAGCGTGATGGAATACGGCGAGCAGATAGCCGCCGCCGGCGAGTACGGCCACGCGCTGGAAGCCATCAAATGGGGCACGGACTACTTCATCAAGGCCCACGCGGAGCGCGAGGTCCTATGGGTCGAGGTCGGAGACGGAGACACCGACCACTACTGCTGGCAGAGGTCAGAGGACATGACCACGTCGCGGAAGGCGTACAAGATCGACTCGGAGCACCCGGGGTCGGACGTCGCCGGCGAGACCGCCGCGGCCATGGCCGCTGCAGCGGTGGTGTTCCGGCGGGAGAATCCTCGGTACGCGGAGATCTTGCTGCGGCACGCGCGGGAGCTGTTCGAGTTCGCCGACGGGAGGCGGGGGAGGTACGACGGCAGCGTGAGGGAGGCGAGGAGGTACTACCCCTCGTGGAGCGGGTTCGAGGACGAGCTGCTGTGGGCTGCGCTGTGGATGCACAAGGCCACGGGGCGGGAGGAGTACGTGGACTACGTGGTCGAGAAGGCGGAGGAGTTCGGCGGAACAGGGTGGGCAATGACGGAGTTCAGCTGGGACGTCAAGTTCGCCGGCGTTCAGATCCTCGCTTCCAAGGTTAGTAATACCAGTGCAACCGTAAATTCTGAcgatgaaaaaatatatattttaaaataacattCAACAATTTTTTAACACCTTAAtgatgatgataataataatatacTTTCTCCAAAAAAATGGAATTATTACGTGGCACATGCATCTACCATAGTTTTCGTCAACTTATCGAAAAGTCTAGTGTGTTTTGTTTGTTTGATAGTTGAAGAGTCAATTTTGATGATCCTATTTGAAACGaaatttcaattaattaatttttttttttcagcttCTGGTAGAAGGCAACTTATCGAAGAAGCAAAGGGGAGTTCTTGAGCAATATCGATCCAAGGCTGAGCACTACATTTGCTCTTGTCTCAACAAGAACAACGGTAGCAATGTGCATCGCACGCCCGGTGGCATGCTCTTCGTTCGCGAATGGAACAACATGCAGTACGTCGCCAACGCCGCCTTCCTTCTCAGTGTCTACTCAGACCATCTGAGCAAGGCTGGCCAACAACTCCACTGCCCAAACGGGATCCTCACGATTGACGATCTCAGAGGGGAAGCCAAGGCTCAAGTCGATTACCTTCTGGGATCGAACCCGTTGGGGATCAGTTATCTCGTCGGTTACGGGCCCAAGTACCCGACCAAGGTTCATCATAGGGGAGCTTCGATCGTGTCCTACAAGAGGAGCAAAGGCTTCATCGGGTGCATGCAGGGTTACTATAATTGGTACGCGCGACCTGATCCGAACCCCAATATCATCATCGGGGCTCTAGTCGGCGGTCCTGATTCGAAAGACAGGTTCAAGGATGATCGAATGAACTATATGCAGACCGAGGCATGCACATACAACACCGCACCGCTAGTGGGCGTGTTTGCAAAGTTACACCAACATATACAAGAAGTTTCTAACTCAACAACCACCTTCTCTAGTTAGGGAGAGAAATCATTTTATTTCTTAATTCTTACAGTGACAATTCTGATAATTAAAAACGTTGAGGATGTTATATACTTGTAATTATTGGAGTATACAAAAAGAGACAATGAAAATACTTGAATCATTAGCATTCAATTATCTGCAAAAGTTCAATCCTAAGTTTCGTGTACAAGAGTTGCAGCTGGGTTATTCAACACAAACAGAAAATAACTACTCGAGTTTTAAGAGGAAGTAGTCGTGAGGCCTAACCTTTGTAGGTCGAGTTTCAAGGAGGACGGCTTCCATGCCTTTCTACCGCGGCCTTATTGGCTGCCTCTCGTTTCATTGCTCGTTTTGCCCTTCTACCTGTGACGTCTTTAGGCATCTCCTTCTTCGAACCATGAGATGGGCCGACTTCAGCTGCATCGTCATGATATTGACGAGCAATAGGGCAGGCTTCTTTTCTTCCGGTCCTTGTAAATCCATTATCCCACCATCTCCTGTTTCCAATAGGAATACTAGCCTTACTGACATAATAACTTTCATCTTGTTCAATATCATCGAGTTCTTGGTTGACTTCAGTTTGAAGAAGTTCTTCTAGCTCATTGTAACTCTCTTCCTGCGGCTCTACGTCTTGAGTATTTATAATCGAAGACGAAGATACAAACCAATGTGCTCTGAGGAGGAGACAAACACTCTCCTCAAACATGTAATCCTGAATGCTGCACAATCAAACCAAAAAGACAACCATATTAGCCAGATACTTGGAATTTTATTCCTCCATCGGCCCTATTAGCAATATGCAGATCAATCGTTTAGGATCAAAATCAAAGATGAGATATGGCTCACCTGCCATCGAGCGAGCGATGAACATTCAGAAACTCAAAGGGATGCTTACATTGAGGACAAGTATGTATTTCATTGTATGTTGCCCACCGCAAAATGCATGTCACACTGCCAAGAGCAAACATTGATGTTTCATTCTACAAATTATTGCACATTGGATTCGAGCATCAAACAATAATGTGGTTGTTGGACATTGGATTCTCATTCAAGAAAGGATTGTGATGAATATGACAAGGCATGTACAAGATGCAGTAGGGATGTCTAGATATAAAAGTTTAAATGGGCATTCATGATCCAAGATGATATTAGGTGATGAACACAGTGTGAATGATTTCAATCCATTTACGGACTAGCTGTGCAAGTTAGAGCAAACAAATATGACTCCGTAGCTACTCCATGTTGAAGACCAAGATAAGGTAGAAACCATCAGTGAAACAAATATGACTACACAGCCATTTCATTTAACAAATACAATCTGAATTACTGAGTACAAGAGCATGAGagaagaataattttaaagaagacTATTAATGCCTGATGCTCCATCTAAGTAAAGAAAGAATAGGTTTCTCAGCATAACAGAAataaaagatataaaaaaaaCCTAGTATTCTCAATTAGCCCCATAATACAAAAAAGATATCCAAGAGCCTAGTATTCTCAATTAGTATCCAAAAGAAAGGTACTGCATTTCATCAAGTAAAAGAAAAAAGACGAATCGAACAACATTAATGAACTCTAGAAAGTTGCAGACAAACCAATACGCGTGCTCGCAACCTTTTACAAGCGCCATCTCGTGCAGAGCAATCTTGTCTAAGCAAATCGCGCAGACGCCGCAGCCCTCCCCTGATCCGACAGACTCACCTACCCCTTCCCCCTTCGCAGTCTTCACCTACGCAACACGTAGCAGAGATAAATAAATCGAACGATAAACCTAAAATATCATGAAAGAAAAGTGCCAAAAAAAAGTAaaaagagtgagagagagagagagagagagagagacggaTTTGTGGAGCGCAGGATCTGGCGTTACCTCTTGACCGGCGCGAGGTTCGGAAGAGATCAGGTGATGGTGCTCCATGGAGACTGGATAGGATCGGGGAGGCtaggggagaggaagagggagggaagggaaaggagagcctgagaagaagaggaagaggaagcgaCGGAAGACGAAGTGAGAAGCTTCAATTTAATGGACGAGAAATTGGGAAATATTCAAATTTACCCCCATTGATTTCTTATTATTTAAAATACCCTTAAAGAACCTCGCCTCTATGCGATTAACGCCAGGAGCGATTAAAGGCTGGATCTTCGTCTCTGTGCGCGAAACGGCACGGATCCTACCACGTCCACAGgatttcattttaaaattcccGTTGGAGGAGATCCACTCCACCGACGAGCTCAGTTACGATCTCGCCTCCCTTTTCGATCGGCTGTCTGGTGCCGACCTATCTCGGAATCGCTCTCAATTCCGCCCCACCACCATGGATGCCAAGATCCGCGAGTTCTTCGATGCCGCCGGCGATAGCATTCCTTGGTGCGAGCGCGACGTCATCGCTGTGAGTCTTCCCTCCGCTCGCCTCCTGCCCAATCCCTCGCCGTGCTAATTATCGGCTTTAAATcttccttttccttttgttttcctCATTGATGGGACCAATTAGGAGCAAGACGCTGGAATTCGTGATACAACGGGCCTTTGTGTTTGCTTTTACTGATTAGTGCGCTGTATATGCCAGGGATGTGAGAAAGAGGTCGCAGAGAGCAGCAGTTCGGAGAGTAAGAATGAAAGCCTCCTGGGTTCTTGAAGGTTACTTTATCAGTTATTCCTTTGACATAATTGTGTCTTTCTTTCTCATAGAATCGTTTTGCTTTTTGACTGTAAGTTTCGTGTCGTCTATCCTTTTATTTTGGTGGTGTTGTTGATGATGCAGGAGTTGTAGCAATTCAGCCAGTCTCTACCACCTCAAGGAGAGATCTTTTTCTCTAAAGTAAAATGGCAGCAAAATAAAACAAATGGAAAGATCATGCTGCCTCAATCACAACTGATGGAGAAGAATGAGATAAATCCATCAAATCTTCACTGCATCTCCATGAACATTCTTCTAATCACAGTTTGTTTCAGCCTTTTGCTTCTGAGGCTTCAAAGCATCATGCATTCTATCTATCCAAGCTGAAATGAGCTTATCAAAATTCCACTGTTCATTCCTGAAACAAATACCACTTCTTGTTTGCCAAATGATAATACCCAGGCTTGGAAGACTTTGAGTTCCAGGATAACCATTCATTTGCTGAAAAAATGATTGCTCGCATGGAGACACAGCTTCAAATTTAACAAATTCCAGCCTGACTCAACTGCACGACACTCAAAAATGGCTGCTAATTTGTTTACAAAACTTCCTCGGAGCACAATGCACAGTTTGTATGCTGGAGATGAACCCCTTTCTTTCTTAACATGGCTCTGGAGTGGGTTATGTTTTCTTACAACCAGCCAAGTCAGAACTTTGGCCTTCTTTGGTTCAAATGAATTCCACACCAAGCTTTTATGTTGAAAAGAAACAGTTGGATTGATGATCTGTTGATGAGTAGAAGCAACAGAGAAAATTTGATTGCCAACCACTCCACATTTACAGTCTTGTGTCCCAATGATGCATCCTTGATTAGTTAACTTGCCTTGTCATCTATCTTTGATTTAATGGTGGGTTTTTTACCCAATTGCTAATATTGTTAACACTTCCTTAACTTTTTTTGCAGCAACCTTGGAAGGTTCAGATGGTCCACTGCAAACAAGAGAGAAGCTTTATTTGTTGGCTGTTGGATTTTACAGGAATGGTGTCTACTCGAGAAGCCGCCAACTCCTAGAGCAATGTTTTAGAGGTGTGTTCATATTGTGTTAGTCTGTCATTGCCCTTTTTTAAGAATAATATAATAATTCATGGGTTTGCTTATTATTGCATCACTAAAATTGTAATATGCTTCATAATTAACTTGATGCTTCTTAGAGATGAGAAACAAGGGGCATATGACACATAATGATACAGATCACAGaagatttttaagaaaacaattgCATGAACTGTAATAAACACATGAACACTTCATTTGTCCAAAtgctacaaataaaaaaaaaactagtttcctagctaacaaaaaaaaagataaaatgaaTTAAATTGTTCATCGTCAAATGAGATTCAGTCGTACATAAATACAAAAAGAATGGTGTATGTAAATTACACAACATGTACCATTTCTAAAGATACTAGTATTCATCTTTTAGACATGATTGAATGAGGAATCGGAAGAATTGATTAGCATGCATTCAACTTGTGTCATGTTATATAGAGCTATAGACAGCGAGAGCCTCTCTCCGCGACATAACACGGACCAGAGATTGCTGGGAACACAACCTCCGACGAAAAGTATGAGACCATCAATAAGGTTtacttaataaatttttattttccttcttaAGTTGCACTTTCAACTTCTTACCACCTAATTGAGAGCCATTCATCGCATCAATGGCGATCTGGGCAGCTGTGGGTAAGTCGTAACTTACAAAACCTGCAACCAAAGACATAACTTATAGGATGTAAAATGGAATTTGTAGAAGACCTGTAGAGTGGATAATGGACACAGATCATTTTACCAAAGCATTTACTAACACCAGTTGCTTTGTCTACAAATACTTTGGCACTCAAAACCCTTCCAAATCGCTGAAAGGCATTTGCGAGTTCCTGATCTCCATATTCTTGCGGGATATGGTATATAAACAAATTAGCTCCAGGAGGACCTATAGGGTTCGACAAAGATCAACACTGAGATAAGCACAATTAAATAAACTTGAGAGAAGCGCAACAATTGCAAAACTCAGGTTGAAACTCCACAAACCTTCTATCTGTCGCCCAGATATAGTCCTAGGACTTGAAGGTGTTGCTTGATTAATCGTCATATTAACAGGCGGGTCAGAGCTGTGTGAATTGCCCAAATGTCTAGTTTTAATTTGATATGATAATGGATACTGAAAACCTGACGAAGGGGCAGGATATGGTGAGCCTATAAAGCCACCAGATTGTGCTGTGTTAAAATTCCTAGGTGTCGTAGAAACATCAGAACTGATCGCGTGTAGTGTATTTGCTTGATTAACTGGTGGAATCATATTATGAAATGCAGCTTGACTTTGCATTGAAGTCAATGGGTATTGCATGAGTCCATAATTTCCTGTTGGCTGAATATAAATGACAAGCAATAAAGGGAAAAAAATTCCTCTCATCAGGATGTAATTTGGCCAAATCGCGTGTAGAATAGTATTAGACAAACTTGCAAGCTATgaaataagaaataaacaagAGGATATTGATTATCATACAAAATCCTCGTAGATGAAAACTATCTATGAATCTAGAAACCATAAACAATAACAGTAAAGATGTCTACAAGTTGCATTTTGCTTGCTCTTAATCTAGACATGTACATGAATGATAGAGAACAGTGACATCAAGGAATGTTGAACAGAAAATTTGAATTTAAGAATCGAAACAACACATTAAGCCTACTACAAATTTACAGCTATTCCAGCTGTATGTTTCATGTATGACCATCAATGGCTTTGGTGCAGAATTGTTACTGCTGAGCCAGATGAAAATATCCAGCATGGAACTCACAATAAGTTTCTAAAACCAAGGAGCAACTCTTATTGTACACTAGTGGTTTCAAAGTAAACTCATAAATCTGAGTACTGAATGGTGGTTAGCCTGCTcgcattgaaaaaaaaaaaactactgccctgttcttttttttttttttttttttatctcataGTAGCAGTAGAAGATATTTCATGCACAAAACCTTAATCAGGAAAAAATTTCATGAACAGAACAGAGAGAAAGTACATTTGACTTCGACTTGCATGGCCCTAGCCAAGTTTGCCGGCGGCCACCATACCTACACGATACCTTGTTAATGCCTTTTGGAAGTACCTAAAGAGGTAAAATGTGCGAGAATCTTCTGATGTGACTAAAGGAGAAAACTTCATAGATAGAATGTTCTCTTCTATAATTTGTAGATTATTCAATATGAGACTTATTATTCATGTTCATAGAGAAGGTTCTATAAGCCCCTAGTAAGATTTACATCATTGAACAAAAGGAAAGGCTGTTGTCTAGCTAACAATATGTTAGATTAGTTTTTAAGCTATTCTTGCCGTGCATTATGTCTTAGAGACTAAAGACTACATAATTATTTTATCCCATTCAACTTGGTACCGAAGGGGGAAAACCTAATTTCACAACCCTCTTTCACTGTCACCAGTTGATCGTAGTACAATACAAGCCAAAATGACTATACATGTACCTAGAAATTTTAGTAGATTTACTTGGAAAGAACAAACTCTTAAATTCAAGGATTAATCTGAAAATAATGCCACAAAAAATACTTTAGaaagatcaagaaaaataaaGCTTAAAGTTTCCATGTTTTACTCAAACGAGAGCTACACCTGATACCCATATCCATTGTATGCAGGAATGTAGCCCATTGGTAAAGCTCCAAATAATGATTGATGCTGCATCGAATTGGCATAAGAAATACCGGAGGCCTGTGATGGAGCCTTTTGTGCTCGTCGAGCTTGCCTTTCCTTCTCTGTGTCTGCCCACTTGACAACCAAAGGCACACTAGATCCCTGCCAGATATTGAGAATCATAGCAAGCCATTCAGAAGGAAAAAGAATAACTTCCTACCCGAAACAGAAAACAGGAAGTCAGTCTGAGCATTAAACTTAAACAATCAAAGGATTAACTCATTTTGAAACGAAGACTAACCTCGTTCACATTGACTATTTatggaaattaaaattttaaactccagTTCATTAAGTTCATATTTCTATTCATTGCTTAAAAGTTTTAGCTGAAATATTCGTGAAATCAGCTTATCGTAATTTATGGAAGCTACCATACTACACTAATTATTGACACGCTCCTAGTTGAATAAGAAGAAAAGATGAGCAAGAACCAAGTACGTGATATCTCTCCATTACCCATTCAATGTATGTATTGTTATCCAATGATGATACATTAGTCTATCGACGTGCTCCATTC
Coding sequences within it:
- the LOC122017936 gene encoding endoglucanase 11-like gives rise to the protein MNYRWRIRAVVLLFLLVTASAFDYKDALSKSLLYFEAQRSGRLPYNQRVTWRSHSGLIDGLQQGVDLVGGYYDAGDHVKFGLPMAFTITLLSWSVMEYGEQIAAAGEYGHALEAIKWGTDYFIKAHAEREVLWVEVGDGDTDHYCWQRSEDMTTSRKAYKIDSEHPGSDVAGETAAAMAAAAVVFRRENPRYAEILLRHARELFEFADGRRGRYDGSVREARRYYPSWSGFEDELLWAALWMHKATGREEYVDYVVEKAEEFGGTGWAMTEFSWDVKFAGVQILASKLLVEGNLSKKQRGVLEQYRSKAEHYICSCLNKNNGSNVHRTPGGMLFVREWNNMQYVANAAFLLSVYSDHLSKAGQQLHCPNGILTIDDLRGEAKAQVDYLLGSNPLGISYLVGYGPKYPTKVHHRGASIVSYKRSKGFIGCMQGYYNWYARPDPNPNIIIGALVGGPDSKDRFKDDRMNYMQTEACTYNTAPLVGVFAKLHQHIQEVSNSTTTFSS
- the LOC122017938 gene encoding uncharacterized protein LOC122017938, with the translated sequence MEHHHLISSEPRAGQEVKTAKGEGVGESVGSGEGCGVCAICLDKIALHEMALVKGCEHAYCVTCILRWATYNEIHTCPQCKHPFEFLNVHRSLDGSIQDYMFEESVCLLLRAHWFVSSSSIINTQDVEPQEESYNELEELLQTEVNQELDDIEQDESYYVSKASIPIGNRRWWDNGFTRTGRKEACPIARQYHDDAAEVGPSHGSKKEMPKDVTGRRAKRAMKREAANKAAVERHGSRPP
- the LOC122017937 gene encoding RNA-binding protein BRN1-like; the encoded protein is MEEAEGRGGGRERGEESVKLFVGQVPRHMTEEELMALFKEVSLVDEVSVIKDKVTKASRGCCFLICPSREEADKAVAECHNKRTLPGAASPMQVKYADGELERLEHKLFIGMLPKNVSDADIAALFSKYGAIRDLKLLRGSQHTNKGCAFLKYETKEQALAALEALNGKHRMEGSSVPLVVKWADTEKERQARRAQKAPSQASGISYANSMQHQSLFGALPMGYIPAYNGYGYQPTGNYGLMQYPLTSMQSQAAFHNMIPPVNQANTLHAISSDVSTTPRNFNTAQSGGFIGSPYPAPSSGFQYPLSYQIKTRHLGNSHSSDPPVNMTINQATPSSPRTISGRQIEGPPGANLFIYHIPQEYGDQELANAFQRFGRVLSAKVFVDKATGVSKCFGFVSYDLPTAAQIAIDAMNGSQLGGKKLKVQLKKENKNLLSKPY